One genomic segment of Candidatus Fukatsuia endosymbiont of Tuberolachnus salignus includes these proteins:
- a CDS encoding LD-carboxypeptidase codes for MSRSYIIFYIYYTEITAKMAGFCYFNHKNEVTSMTSMTSMTSMTSMTSMTSTQLKWPKPLTIGSKIAIVSPAGAIKDLAILDDTKKKITAKEYKPELGPHVDKTYQNHYRYAGTVEERLKDLQWALDDNSIDAIWATRGGYGCVQLLEKINPKKFLDNPKWFIGHSDNTYLQSYLAQHGVPSIHGQNVIQTTNTPSLKPVSYEKIFDILAGKKLCYEIKKNSHNQKGSAEGILIGGNLTIVAALLGTKYDFSYKGAILFIEEIGENGYYKIDRYMQSLELSGALSKIKGIVVGGMKNIGGAAEPYDDKAYKIIAENVNKYNIPKIFGFPNGHIADTQPLIIGATVTITVGDEKTTLKYNNQR; via the coding sequence ATGTCGCGTAGCTATATTATTTTTTATATTTACTACACTGAAATAACAGCAAAAATGGCAGGATTTTGTTACTTTAACCATAAAAATGAGGTGACATCAATGACATCAATGACATCAATGACATCAATGACATCAATGACATCAATGACATCAACGCAGCTAAAGTGGCCCAAGCCTTTAACTATAGGCAGTAAAATTGCAATTGTGTCTCCTGCTGGTGCTATAAAGGACCTGGCTATTTTAGATGACACAAAAAAGAAAATAACAGCTAAGGAATATAAACCAGAACTTGGACCACATGTCGACAAAACATATCAGAACCACTATCGTTATGCAGGAACAGTAGAGGAAAGGCTGAAAGATTTGCAGTGGGCATTGGATGACAATTCAATAGATGCAATCTGGGCGACAAGAGGAGGATATGGCTGTGTTCAGTTACTTGAAAAAATAAACCCCAAGAAATTTTTAGATAACCCCAAGTGGTTTATTGGTCATTCAGATAATACCTATTTGCAAAGCTACCTTGCCCAACATGGCGTTCCTTCCATACATGGGCAAAATGTTATTCAGACTACTAATACTCCTAGCCTAAAACCTGTATCTTATGAAAAGATTTTCGATATACTCGCAGGAAAAAAACTCTGTTACGAGATTAAGAAAAACTCGCACAACCAGAAAGGAAGCGCTGAAGGAATATTAATTGGGGGGAACTTAACTATAGTCGCCGCTCTTCTGGGGACAAAATACGACTTCTCTTATAAAGGAGCAATCTTGTTTATAGAGGAAATTGGGGAAAATGGCTATTACAAGATAGACCGGTATATGCAAAGTTTGGAGTTGTCTGGCGCTTTAAGCAAAATAAAAGGTATTGTGGTCGGTGGGATGAAAAATATAGGTGGAGCAGCAGAACCATATGACGATAAAGCATATAAAATTATTGCTGAAAATGTAAATAAATATAACATTCCTAAGATCTTTGGTTTTCCTAATGGGCATATTGCAGATACGCAACCCCTTATTATTGGTGCAACGGTCACCATCACAGTAGGTGATGAAAAAACGACGTTAAAATACAATAATCAGCGCTGA
- the srmB gene encoding ATP-dependent RNA helicase SrmB, with protein MTVTHFSAFDLDERLIKALCDKDYQHPTAIQAMAIPAAMDGRDVLGSAPTGTGKTAAFLLPVLQHLLDFPRKEPGAPRILVLTPTRELAMQVAEQAHELAVHTRLAIATITGGVAYMNHAEVFSKNQDIVVATTGRLLQYIKEENFDCRAIEILILDEADRMLDMGFARDIEIIAAKTVERKQTLLFSATLEGEAIREFAQHILNDPIELDADPSRKERKKITQWYYRADNIQHKIALLCHLLIQSEAKKSIIFVRTRERVHELVRWLREANINAWYLEGEMVQAKRNEAVARLSDGRIKVLVATDVASRGLDIDDISHVFNFDMPHTADVYLHRIGRTARAGRKGVAISLIENHDHLLLQKIGRYLNEPLKARVIDELRPTSKAPSNRVTGKPSKKVLAKRKAKQKASKEKIKVKIRHRDSKNIGKRRQPTKKSENTGAK; from the coding sequence ATGACTGTGACCCATTTTTCGGCGTTTGATCTCGATGAACGCTTGATTAAAGCTTTATGTGATAAAGACTACCAGCACCCGACTGCTATTCAGGCAATGGCTATCCCGGCAGCAATGGACGGGCGTGATGTTTTAGGGTCTGCTCCTACGGGAACCGGCAAAACCGCCGCCTTTTTACTGCCTGTCTTGCAGCATTTACTGGATTTTCCTCGTAAAGAACCGGGAGCGCCACGTATTTTGGTCCTCACACCCACTCGCGAGCTGGCGATGCAAGTGGCGGAACAGGCTCATGAATTGGCAGTGCATACTCGACTGGCTATCGCTACCATCACCGGTGGCGTCGCTTATATGAATCATGCAGAAGTATTCAGCAAAAACCAAGATATCGTGGTTGCGACCACTGGTCGTTTGCTGCAATATATCAAAGAAGAAAATTTTGACTGCCGTGCCATAGAAATTTTGATCCTTGATGAAGCTGATCGTATGTTGGATATGGGTTTTGCACGGGATATCGAAATTATCGCTGCTAAAACTGTCGAGCGTAAACAAACCTTACTCTTTTCCGCCACATTAGAAGGCGAAGCTATTCGTGAATTTGCTCAACACATTCTCAATGATCCCATAGAATTGGACGCTGATCCATCACGGAAAGAACGTAAAAAAATTACCCAATGGTATTACCGCGCTGATAATATTCAACATAAAATAGCATTGTTATGCCATTTGCTTATCCAATCAGAGGCAAAAAAATCCATCATTTTTGTGCGTACCCGTGAACGGGTGCATGAATTGGTTCGCTGGTTGCGTGAGGCGAATATTAATGCTTGGTATCTCGAAGGCGAAATGGTGCAGGCAAAACGCAACGAAGCGGTGGCACGTTTAAGTGATGGTCGAATTAAAGTGTTGGTGGCAACCGATGTCGCTTCTCGTGGCCTGGATATTGATGATATCAGCCATGTTTTCAATTTCGACATGCCACACACTGCCGATGTTTATTTGCATCGTATTGGTCGTACCGCTCGTGCAGGTCGTAAAGGCGTGGCGATTTCTTTAATTGAAAACCATGACCATTTATTACTGCAGAAAATAGGCCGTTACCTTAACGAACCGCTTAAAGCGCGCGTGATCGATGAGTTACGTCCTACCAGTAAAGCACCGAGCAACAGAGTCACGGGTAAACCATCGAAAAAAGTTCTCGCCAAACGCAAAGCGAAACAAAAAGCTAGCAAAGAGAAAATAAAGGTTAAAATTCGTCATCGTGATAGTAAAAATATTGGTAAGCGTCGTCAGCCTACAAAGAAATCTGAAAATACCGGTGCTAAATAA
- a CDS encoding GNAT family N-acetyltransferase, whose translation MNYKNRTPLFSLYYQIENYFFTSISQRHHYVTDGACAYFTGVESSGLNLLIVNKKNCHMDIEAVLQRGIHFLHTTEYPFSIMIRSELIDIKIKNKLNKENFHTDDTSTAMQLNMENFPSSDLRNNDNIQCTDRCLTDWTTPLESAFASIPTVINQYQERHQAAIDAKKNLVHFSLYVKQQPVCSLTLSMQKDIARLDDIGTKVEFQGQGHASALMQHALRYAKSRSISRCFLDASTEGISLYKRTGFSTLFEYIIFHRERC comes from the coding sequence ATGAATTATAAAAACCGTACGCCATTATTTTCTCTTTATTACCAGATAGAAAACTATTTTTTTACATCGATTAGCCAACGCCATCATTACGTTACTGATGGCGCTTGTGCCTATTTCACTGGTGTCGAATCAAGTGGTCTTAATTTGTTGATCGTAAACAAAAAAAATTGCCATATGGATATAGAAGCCGTTTTACAAAGGGGTATACATTTTTTACACACAACTGAATACCCCTTTAGCATTATGATTCGAAGTGAACTGATTGATATTAAAATAAAAAATAAATTAAACAAAGAAAATTTTCACACTGATGATACATCAACTGCTATGCAACTAAATATGGAGAATTTCCCATCGAGTGACTTGCGCAACAATGATAATATTCAATGCACAGACAGGTGTTTGACAGATTGGACCACGCCGCTAGAAAGTGCGTTTGCATCGATCCCAACAGTCATAAACCAATATCAGGAAAGGCATCAAGCCGCGATAGATGCCAAAAAGAATCTTGTCCACTTTTCGCTCTATGTAAAGCAACAGCCTGTTTGTTCACTCACACTTTCCATGCAAAAGGATATTGCTCGTTTGGACGACATTGGAACAAAAGTTGAGTTTCAGGGGCAAGGACACGCTAGTGCTTTAATGCAGCATGCGCTACGCTATGCGAAGTCACGAAGTATTTCTCGATGTTTTCTGGATGCGTCTACTGAAGGTATTTCCCTTTATAAACGTACAGGTTTTTCAACGCTATTTGAGTACATTATTTTTCATCGCGAGCGGTGTTGA